The sequence TTGCGCTTTTCGCAATGACGTATACGCGACGTCCCGCGAGGTCGAAGACCTCCACGCGTAGGGGCAATTCATGAATTGCCCCTACGGGCGCGTCGAGGGAAATTCGCACCGCAGAATTGAACGGGTTCGGATAGGTGGAAAGGTTAAAAGACATTGGAAAGGCATTCTTTTCCTCGATGCCCACGGGGCTGAATTCGAAATCGCCGCAGATGTAATTAAGCCGGTCGAAAACAACATACCCAATCGAATCTGGCGCGCGGAATCGTTCCCATTGGAATCGCGAGGTTGGCGTAAAGATCACCGCTATACTCGAATCGTGGGTGACCAATTCCAGCGGAAGCGGCGTGGTAAAGAGCGTGCACGAGGGCGAAACTTGTGTCTGACGAAGATTAACATCGACAAACCAACCGGTCAAGTCGTGCCCGATGCGCTCATCGTAAAGGAATTTCGGATATCCCTGTCCATAAATCCATTGCTCGAAGAAGTCGTTCCAGTCGAGCGAGGTGAAATCCTCGAGGGCAAATTTGAGCGAGTCCGTGACGACAGTCTCGAACTTGAAGCGGGCGAAATAATATCGCAGGAAGGCAAAGAAGTCGTCGTCGCCGAGTTGCCATCGGAGCATGTGCCACCAGCACGCTCCCTTGTTATAAGGTATAGGCGAGAGGAAGCTCGCTGGGTCGAATATCGGAAAATCGGCATTAGTGCGTGTCCAGTTTTTGTAATAGCTTTCTTCGTTGTTCATGTAGGTTCGCGCGGCAGAAGCGCCGCTTGTGTGCGCCACCCAGAGCACCTCGGAATAGACAGCAATTCCCTCGTTGAGCCAGAAATCCGCCCAGTCTGCAATGCCGATACAATCGCCGAACCACTGGTGTGCAAGCTCGTGCGCGATAATCTCCTCGTAGGTGCGTGTGCCGGTAATCAAAAGGTCACCGATCTGCGGAAGCATTTGGTGCTCCATGCCTCCGCCACCGCCCCAGACATCCATCGGCACCGCGACACAACCGACCCTCGGGAAAGGATAATCCCCGAAAAGCGAGTCCCATAGGGCTATCATCTCGGGGATGCGCCCGAAGTCATATTGGGTTTGGGTAAGGCGCGAGGGATAAGCGTAAGAGCGCACTTCGAGTGTGTCCAGTGTGGTGTCAACGATTTCGGCGTAATTTCCTGCGGCGAAGCTTATGTTGTATGTGCAAACGGGCTGGTCATAGCGGAAGCGCCATTCAGTGAAGCCTGTATAAATCGAAGACGGGACGGTGTCCTGCAGAGCGCCACCGGCGGCGACGATCATTCCTTCTGGTGCAATGATTTTCATTGTGGCGGTCGCTCTGTCGCCCGGGTGATCGACACAGGGGAAAGCGTAGCGCGCGAGTGATGGCCAGAAGAGGGTGTAAATCCAGTATTGCCCACCACCAGGTTCGCGGTAACAACCAGTGCCGTAAGGTGTTACAACGCCGGTAATAGCTATTCTCACCGTGTCATCGATGGGCAGTTCACCGGTCTCGACTGCGAAGACGCTGTCTTCGTAGTGCCCGGAGATAGTAAGCCAGAGCTCGGAGTCATTATCGTAAAGGAAAACCGGTGGGCAGTAGGGAAAATCCATGCCCTCCAGGTCGAAATAATAGACAGTATCGCGGTCGGAAAGATTGATAAACTCTATCTCTGTGCTCCAGCGGAAAGTGCTGTCGCCCTCCATGAGAACGAACTCTATGCTGTAATCAAGAACATCGATCTGATGGAGATTATACGCTGTCGATGGTTCTGGCGTGTCGGTGATCGCGAAAAAATCGAGCGGCGCAGCTAAAAGAGAGACGGTTAATAGAAGAAAAACAGCTATTCTCATTCTGAACTCCATAATTTGGTTTTATTTTTGAATATTATATTTATATTGACTTTAGTCAAGAGAAATAGACCCTTTCAACGACTGGAGAAGCGATGTTTAGAAGTGTAATTTTATTAAGCGTGATCCTTGTTATTGGTGCTATCGCTCAGGTTCCTATGCTTACCGGAGGGGATTACCTCGGAGAGACGCCGATTTACGATATTCCCAGCGATATGACCTTCGAGGACTACCGCGATGCCAACCGTCGTATCTCGGTAGGGCTTATGCTGATGTCCGTTCCGGTGCCGGGAATGCTGCATTTTTACGCCGACGATGATCGTGAGGGCTGGTTCTGTGTGGGCGCGGCGGGATTGGGTCTCACGAGTATAGCTATCGGTGCCATGCTTCACGGCGACGAGCAGTGGCCGGAAAGCGACTTCGACGTCATTACCATCGACGGCAATCGCTACGAGAAGATCCCTAAGTTACTCAACGAAGATAAAATCGAGTATAAACTCAACCGCATCGAACAAACAAAAGAGATGGAAACCGGTGGCGCGATACTTATCAGCCTCGGCGCAGTATTGGTTGTCGGGCAGGTCATATACGATTGGATCGATGGCATTTCGACCATCGAATACAAGCGCGATGCAGTGCGCTACAAATACGGCATCGGCGGATACGGCGCATCGCTAGAGCCTCATTTTGATAATGGAGTTGGCCTTACGATGACGCTAGAATGAGGTTATTATCTCTCATAAAGGCGTTTCTGCTTATATCACTGAGTGTGTTGCCGTTCGACAGATCGGTTTTCGCCGAGTTGGGCGGGTTCGAGTGCGCGCGCGTCGGCTTATCGGCGGTTGCTGAAGACAGGGCTTCCGGCTTCAGTTGCTTAGAGATCCGTCAAAGGTTCTCAATCGGGGGGACTTGCATGCTTCGCGAATACGACGACGGCTTCGGCTGGTATTATTCCGGCGTGGCTTATGCTACTGCTGGAAGATTGGACCTAGTCGGTGGCGCTTTAGGGCTTGATATACTAGCGGGTCTTCATTACAGCAGACTCGAAGGTGGTTATCTTTTCTCCGATTTTGTTATCGGAGCGCAATTCGACTCGGATTGCACTTTTTGGCTCGAAAGAGACTATATCGGTTTGAGTGGTGCGTTGGGTGTAGGTAATGGCTTCACTGTTGCGTGGGCCGAAATAGAAACAAAACCGCTGGAAAAACTGTCTTTCGGTGCCGGAATACACTATGATGGTGAATTGTATAACTGGAGCGAACCCCTGCCTTTTCAAGATACTTCATCCTGGCCGGACAGGTGGAATGGTGGAGTGAATTATTATCTCTTTGTCGGTTATAAAATCGAAATGTGATTTTTGTTGAATTAAATGCCTATTAATCAACGCGCATAGTCGGGTCGAGTGGTTCGCTTGGCCTATCTTGTTCAGGGGGCATAATATTGATGAACTCATCGATATTCCATCGGCGCTTGATATATTTTTTTGCTACAGCTATAAACATCATCCTTGTTGGTGGAAGTAAAAGAAGAATCCCGCAGAAATCGGTGATTACCCCTGGAGTTAAAAGGAAAGCTCCGCCAACAATTATCGCTATTCCCTCGATGATAGTATTCCCTGGAAATCGCCCCTGAGAAATCTCTTTTTTAAATTTAGAGATAGTCTCCAACCCTTGCCATTTGAGCAAAAGGCTACCGGTTATTCCCGTAATTAGGACAATGCCTATAGTTGGCCAAACCCCGATATAGCGGCCTATTTCAATTAGCAGGGCTAATTCCGCAATCGGCACCAAGGTAAATGCTAATAGCAACTTTAAAAACATAGTTTAATATTAAGTGCCAAAAACTAGAATCCTAGTATTATATTTAGAACACCGGAAAGGTTCGACGCCTCGAGTTTATCAATAGCTTTATTTTAGTTTCTTTAAATTTTTTGCTCTCGAAATCGAGCCATCGCCGAATCTAGTATTTATCTCGTCTAGCGCCTGCTCGAGTTTCTCGATCTTCGCCTTTTTTTCGCGGTCGAAGAGGCCAAGTTGCTCGCCTTCGCAATCAATAATTCCGCTTATTCTAATACCGATAAGGCGAATTGACCCTTCGAGTTCGGGGGTTGCAAGGCGCAGGGCCTCAGAGTATATTTCCTCGGAGTTCCTAATTACATAAGGTAATGTGTTGCCTCGATTAACCGTGGTGAAATCCGAGTGGCGCACCTTGACCGTAATCGTTCTGCCATTTATTCCAGCTTTGCGCATACGGACAGCCAGCCTGTCCGCAAGAGATCTAAGCGTAGCTACCTTTGGTTCCAACCTAACAACATCTTCTCTATAGGTTCTCTCTATGGAAATGCCACGGCGTTTATGATCTCCTGAAAAATCGCGATCGTCAATACCCAAGGCTAATTGCCTTAAATGTGCCGCAAAATTCCCGAAGCGCTTGATGAGCGCGCTTTCATCTACCTCTATCAAGTCTTTAATTGTATTGATACCAGCCGAGACCATTTGCTTTTCAGTCGCAGGACCGATACCCCACATTCTTTTAATAGGTAATGGATCGAGGAACTCGCGTATAGACTCGGGTTTTATAATTATGAAACCATCGGGTTTGCTAACACCGCAGGCCAGCTTGGCGAGGAATTTATTCGGTGCGATTCCAACCGATGCGATTACACCCGTCTTGGCCAATATCCGTTTTTTAACTTCTTTGCCCACGGATTCCAAGGGGCCATGTAGCCTCTCAGTTCCAGTCAAATCGACGAATGCCTCGTCGATAGAAATCGGTTCGACCGAAGGGCTGAAGTCACCTAGTATTTTGAAGACTGCACTGGAGATCTCTTTATATCGATGGAATCGCGGTTGAAGGAATATACCGTTTGGGCAAGCACGGAAAGCTTGTGTTATTGGCATCGCCGAATGAATGCCATATTCACGAGCTTCATAACTCGCGGTGCTCACAACTCCTCGCCCTTGCGCCGGATCGGCGCCGACTATAACCGGTTTTCCTCTGAATTCAGAGTGATCTAGTTGCTCCACAGACGCGTAAAACGCATCCATGTCAACATGCATTACTACTCGGTGCAAAACTTGAATATTCTTTCGGGAAGCCATTTTCGGTTTTTTGAGGTTGCCTCTATCAGCTTGCAATCGGAGCGTTGCTTTATGCTATCAGCAAAAGGATTATTACTTTGCATTATAGCTGCTACAACCGTATGATCAGTATCGAGGGCGAGAAGCAGCGCATCACGGAATCTATCCGATCTTAATTCCATCTTGCCTATTTCGTCCACAATGAGTATTTTGTTTTCGATAGTTTTGAGCGCTGGGATAGCAATTCTTTCGAATGAGTCTAGATCGACGCCATAGCGCCCGATGTGGAATTTGCTCGGGAGACCTGCTCTTGCTAGAATTCCGGTGTGACCGTCGAAAGTTTGTATATCGAAGCCGATGCGAGTATTCTCTTCACGAACTTCGATGGTTAGAAAACCTATAGCGCTGTCGCCGAGAAGAGCGGCCAGTTCTTCGAGGATGGTGGTTTTGCCCACGCCTGGAGAACCTGTTATTAAATAGTTCATGTTATAAATATGGTTTATTAATTTCGTGTTGTCAAGACCTTTAAAAATACTATTGTTGTTAGTTCTTCCGTGGTGTTTATTCGCATGGAGTTACGGAGATGTTGTCTTCAATGAATTAATGTGGATGGGCACGACGTTATCTCCCTATGATGAGTTTTTAGAGCTTCGCAACATGACCTCATCTGTAATAGACTTTTCACATACTCCATGGTGTATCTACCGCCAGGATGAGCTTATGCTTATAATTGACGACGGAATCCTGCCAGCGAACGGTCTTTTTATTATATGCCGACGCAATGGAGGTGAAAGTAGAATAACTGCGGCCAGGGATTTCGTTTCCAACGCAATGGTTCTTACTAACAGCAACACGCATTATTCGCTTTATGCAGGCATGGGAAGCACTTCTCCGCTTATGGATGTTGCCGATGACGGCGATGGCCCACCAATGTCCGGACGGTTCATTATGGCAGATAACATCCGTTGGGCGATGGAACGAAATGACATTCCCGGCGAGGGCGACGATCCTACTAGCTGGCATCCGGCGTGTCTCTCAATAGGTTTCATCGCAGGGGCTCGCGAGCGTGGAACCCCCGGTGCACCGAATTATAAAAATTTACCACCTCCAGAACCTTCGCTTTCAATATCGCCCGATTTCCTAGCCGACGATTCTACAATTTGCGCCTTGGCTATCGGTGTCGATGACCTGGATTCCATTCCCGGGAAGTTAAATACCATATTCGATTGGTTCGAAGAGGGTGCACCTCTTATCACAGAAATAGATTCCATATACCCTTTTGTTTCCTCAATTCCAGAGAGCCTAACAAAACCGGGATTCACTTATTCTGTAAGTGTCTATATTTTCGACGGCACAGACTCTACAGGACCGATAGAAATTGATTCGATACAGGTTCACTTTGAAAAAGGCGATCTTATTATTAGCGAACTCGCCTGGGCGGGAAGCATGACCTCGCCCGAGGACGAATGGATGGAGATTTTTAACAATTCCAGTAAACCGGTCGATTTTTTGCAGACCCCGATTATGGTTGCAACCGGCTCGCCAGCATTGCCGGAATCGGTGTTCACATTCGATAATGGCGTTCTTGCGCCTTCGGACTATTGGTTGATTGCTAATTTTTCAAATACAAACCCGCACTCTGTCCTCGATGTCCTGCCCGACATGGTGGACGAGCGAATTGAATTCGACGATGATAGCCTTTATGTAGCATTGATTGATTTCCCCGAAAGCGAAGGTTACTCTATAGACGAAGCAGGCAATGGTATTGAGCCGTTTGCTGGAGCAAGTCAATCATCGGATTCGCTGAAATACTCGATGGCGCGTAGTGATTTCGATCTCGATGGCAATCTACCTTCGAGCTGGCATACCTCGGAGGTTTCGATAGGTTTTAAAGCGAACCGTCTCGAGCGAGGTTCACCGGGAAGCCCAAATCTTCGTAATTTTCCGCCGGTGCTGGAATGGCTTGGGATTGGCGGTTATGCAATAGATGGCATCGAGCCACACTTCGGAACAATGGATACGCTATTTGTATGGCGGGTTCGTTATACCGATCTTGACGATTCTCCGCCCGAGTGGGTCGATATGCTTTTAGACATCGATTGCGATGGCGATTTCGACTTGCCGCATGAACGGACGCGCATGTATCGCAATGACCTTACTGACACCATCTATTCAGATGGTGCAATTTACAAGGCCTGGCAGCTAGGTCTTCCACCGGCACCGTCGTGTTGTGGTTATACATTTAGAGCAAGTGATGGCTTGGTTTTGTGCGCATTGGGGATGCCGATGCTTTCAGGGCCTGAGGTTTCACCGACCATGCGAATTTATATATTAGGCCCAATATGGCGCCCCGATCCAGCGTTTGCTGGAGAAGTCATATCCACGAGTTCTGGGCAGATGCCTTTTATATTCAATACCGGGGATACGCCATTCGAGATCGGCCTTAAGATAGTCGATGAGGATATATACTCTCACAGCTCTGATACATTCAGCTTTTCCGCTGGCGGATGGGCTTTTACCAGCGAAATTGATTCTGCCGGTATCAACGAATACCGCTTATCCGCAGTATTTATTCATTCTATCGAGGCGCCGGACACGTCGGCATTCAACGAGGATTCCGAGGATTTACTAACAGACTCTATCAAATGGTTCGATAGCGATACTCTCGGTTGTCCCGCGTGCTCTCTCGATACCATTTTCCAGCCCGGCGCAAGATGGAGACTTGCATTTCGCCTCGACCTTCCGCCCGAGGCTTATGGGTTTTACGCATACTGGGAACATCGAATTGCGATAAGGGTATTCCTTCGCGAACCATTACCATGACAAAAAGCCGTCTATACTATTACACTGAAGGCTAGCACCGTAGTATTGTCATAAACACATATGGAGTTGATTATATCGTGTAAGCCCAAAAGAAGGCTACTGTGGCTTAGTATCATCTTCAGTTGGTTAGGCAATAATAAGATTACTTCGATTATTATTTAGATCATGTGGCACACATAACAACAAATGATAAATTCGCTGTAAAAGCATATATTTCAGGTGGTTACAAGAAATCAGAACGAATAAACACGCAAGCCTCCAATGCTATATTATCTCCATTAATAAAAAAACCACTGGATAACCTGAGCCAATAAAGGAAATAAACGCAATAACGCGTCTCAAATATGCTGAAACATATATGTAATCCGCCTTCGCGTTAAACAGGGTAAGCGCTATGTTATTCTTGTTTTATATATAGATTTGAGGGGGGTTAAGTCTCCCCCCCTCATATGTGGACTATCCCGGGTTACATACCATACATCTCGATTATTTCTTTTTTGCCTTTTCCGAGAATGTTGTATTTCTTGCCTACTTCAGTGAAAGCGGCGAGCGCCTTTTCGAGGTGATGTCGTTCGTGTCCTGCCGATATCTGCGTGCGAATTCTAGCCTTGCTCTGTGGAACAACCGGAAAGAAGAACCCGATAGCGTAGATTCCCATTTGATATAGATCGTTGGAAATATCCTGGCTGAGTTTCGCGTTGTAAAGCATAATCGGGACGATAGGCGTTTCGCCATTGACGAGATCGAATCCGGCTTCTTCGAGGCCTTTGCGCCAAAACCCAGTATTCGCTTCGAGTTTGTCTCTTCGCTCTGTCGAGGACATAACGAGGTCCATAACTTCATTTGCAGCGGTGACAATTACCGGCGGAAGTGCGTTCGAGAAAAGATATGGCCTCGCTTTTTGTCTGCACATCTCGACGATTTCCTTCCTTCCGGAAACGCAACCACCGGAAGCGCCGCCCAAAGCTTTGCCGAGCGTAGTAGTGATAATATCGATACGTCCGAGGACGCCTTTAAGCTCGTGGGTTCCCTTGCCGTGTTTTCCGAGGAATCCGGTAGAATGGGAATCATCGACGAAGACCATTGCGTCGTATTTTTCGGCGAGGTCGCAAATTTCGTCCAATTTCGCAGTGTCGCCGTCCATGGAAAAAACGCCGTCGGTGACGATGCATCGGAAGCGTTTGTCCTGATATGTCTGAAGCTTCTTTTCGAGGTGGCTCATATTCGAGTGCTTGAAACTCTCGTTAAGCGCACTGCAAAGCCTCATCCCATCGATAATCGAGGCATGAACGAGCCTATCGGCGATGAGAACATCCTCATCGGTAAAAATGGACTCGAAAATACCGGCGTTCGCGTCCATACAACTCGCAAAGAGAATCGTATCCTCGGTTTCGAGGAATTTTGTAATCTTCCCTTCGAGTTCGCGATGGATATCCTGGGTACCGCAAATAAATCGAACGGAACTCATTCCATAGCCGCGCGAATCAAGCCCCTCGTGAGCGGCCTTCACAACATCGGGATGATTTGCGAGACCGAGATAGTTGTTGGCGCACATATTGATTACATTTTGTTTTGGCGCCCCCGCTGGGTATTCGACGACTATGTCGGCATCCTGCGGACTACAAATAAAGCGTTCTTCTTTAAAAAGACCATTTTCTTTAATCTGATTTAAAACGCCTTTGTAATAATCACCCGTCTTTTGAGAATAAGCCATGACTCCCCTTTTTTAAAGAATTTATTTTACTTTTTGTTAATTTTTTTATGAAAAACCCCGAGAATATGCAACCTCAGAGACGGCACTATTTGCTTCAGGGGTTTAAATAAGATGTTTCCCCTTGGAGAAGGGATATATGTTATGCTATCTCGAACGAAATCGTAAAATGCGAGTAGCTTCGACAGGCTCTCGCCCGAATATTCCCTTATATGGACATCCCATGCTGATGGAGGATAGACGCGATTTGGGTCTTTACCAAAAAGCATCTCGATTCTCTTCCTGAGCATCGCGACGTTTGGAACTGTAACGATCAACCTTCCATCTGGTTTCAAAACCCGATATATCTCTGCTAAAATAATATTGTGGTGCGCTAAATGTTCGAAAATTTCTGTGGCTAACACGCAATCGAAAACCTCATCGTCAAAAGGGAGCGTTTCCGTTTCAAGATCGATCTTGAAACCTTCGAAACCATTTTTTCTACATTCATCGAGATTGCTTTTCGACATATCTGTAGCAACGAACCTCTCGACTTTGGGCAACCTCTCAGCGATCAAGCTCAACAACTCACCCTGGCGCGAACCGAGATCGAGTACGGACTCGACGGGAAACCGTTTCATAGCGGAAAGAATCGCTTCGGTCCGCCGAAAGAGATTGGTGGCTATATTGTAATCCATCCTGCTTTTCCAAATACTATAATCTATACTAATCCGAAAACTCTTTCGAGCTTGATTGTGAAAAGTATTCCGGTATCCGGTTTTTCGAGGTCGCCGACAACTTCGGTTATCGAATCCACAGCCCTATCGAGAACCTCTTCCGAGCGAATAACCGCAAACAAGGTTTTATTGGTGTAATTTCCTTTGCGGAGCTTCTCTTTAATAAGATTCCCCACCGGCGACGTTCGACCATACTGAACGAGCAATCTTCCCATACCGACGGAATTAAGCACTGTCGTCCCTTTAACACCGGTTTTGTAGAGTTTTTCGAGAATTTCAGGAAGAAGAGAGTTTTGTTCGAGCACGAAGATCATTAGATACATTTTATCTCCATTTATTCAAATTTAATAAATAAAAAATATTCAATTCCACCTGAAAATCAATAACCCTTTTCAGAAATCGGGCTTCCTTTCTTTAAAAAATACTGTAGTTTGTTTGATTAAAACCCAGTGTATCTAGCCTTTGATCTCTCGCACAATCCGTGCAATTCTTTTTACTGTGTCAAACGCCTCCGGAGATGCCTTATCGTCGGAAATAGTTATCTTGTATTTCCTCTCCAAGAACGTTTTCAGGCTGACCATCGAAAAGCTATCGACTATGCCAGCAGAGATAAGCGGCGAGTCAACACCGATTTCTTCTTCGTCTTCCTCCTCGATATATTCATCGATAACATATTCGAGAATAGCTTTTTCCATTTCATCCATTTTTTTCTCCATTCTATTTATCGTCAACATTTATTTAATCGTCTTCGAGGGTCGAGGTATCCCCGACCTCTTCACCCCATTCTTTGGCCTTTAGCAATCGACGCATTATCTTGCCGCTACGGGTTTTAGGAAGTTTGTCCATGAACTCGATTTCCTGTGGCATGGCAAGTGGCGAAAGCCTTTTGCGGATAAAATTCATTATCGAAAGTTCGAGATCATCTGAAGGAGCGTAACCGGGTTTCAGCGCAACGAAAGTTTTCACAACTTCCATATTTACCGGATCGGGTTTGCCGATTGCGGCGGCCTCCGCAACGGCCTCATGTTCGAGAAGCGCGGACTCTATCTCGAAAGGCCCCACGAGGTGTCCGCCGGTGTTGATAACATCGTCATCGCGGCCGACAAACCAGAAATAACCGTCCTTGTCGATGCTCGATCGATCACCGGTGATATACCATCCGTTGATAAATTTTTTATTGTAAACCTCTGGATTTTTCCAATATTCGCGCATCATCGATGGCCAACCAGGTTTAAGGGCAATAAGCCCGACTTTATTCGGCTCTTTAATGACCTCGTAGGTTTTCAGGTCCAGGACAACGGCGGTGATTCCCGGAAAGGCTTTTCCCATTGAACCGGGACGGATCTCCATGCCGGGGAAATTGGTAATGACCATAGCGCCGGTTTCGGTTTGCCAATATGTATCGAGGAATGGCCTACCAAATGCCTCTTGACCCCACAGAACGCCCTCGGGATTAAGCGGTTCGCCCACGCTACACATATGCCTGAGCTTAGGATATTTGAACTGCTTAACAAGTTCAGTCCCCTCTTTCATGAGCAATCGAATAGCTGTTGGAGCTGAATACCAAACAGAAACATTATAGTCTTGCAATATTCGATACCATTTTGCCGCCCCAAAACCACCATCATAAACAACCTGAGTAACACCGAGGCTCCACGGGCCGATGATTCCGTAACTCGTGCCGGTCACCCAACCGGGATCGGCAGTACACCAGTAAATATCGTCGTCGCGAAGGTCGAGAACCCATTTCGTAGTGATGTGTTGACAGATGATGCTCGAATGAACATGAAGCGCCCCCTTGGGTTGGCCGGTTGTCCCCGATGTATAATGCAGAACCGAGGGCGACTCTGGGCCGGTCTTACACAGATCTATCTTATCTACTTTATTTGTCTCTTTCAAGATGAAGAACATTTCTCGTTCTTCAAGTTTAGGGGTTTTGTCATCTACCACAACGATGTGTTTTAGCGCCGGAAGTTGATCCTTAATTCGCCGGACCTTGCGGAAATGTTTTTTTGTTGTCAATATAACCGATGATGAAGCGTTGTCCATCCGCGTGAAAAGAGCCTCTTCGCCAAATGCGGAGAAAAGAGGTTGGGCTATTGCGCCAATCTTCAATATCCCCAGAAAAGAGAAATATAGGTCTGGGATCTTGTCCATAAAAAGGCACACACGATCCCCTTCTTTAACTCCAATCGAACGGAGGAAAGAGGCGTAGGTATTGGAATTAAGGCGAAGTTCGTCGAAAGTATATTTCTCGACTTCGCCTTTAAAGCCTTCCCAGATAAGAGCAATTTTATTGCTTTTCCCCTGTTCGCAGATACGGTCAGAGCAATACCATCCAATATTAACTGAGTCTTCGGTGTAGCCCAGTATTTGTTTAGCATGCTCCCATGAAAAGTCCTTATAGGTTTGTTCATAATCGACAAGATTCGGCATTGTGTCTCCTTATACTTTTTCGTTCTGCCATTAATCTTATTCAATTTAATAATAGAGACATACATACACAAGAATTTTTCTTCTTTAAATTAGATTTTATTGATTTATGTCGTGTATTATAAGCCAGCAGAAATTAACAATAGAGTTGAATATATGGTGTAAAAGTAGCTCATACTATTAATTGGCAATGGAATAGATGTCACCATCACTTAGCTGAGAAAGCAAGCAAAAATCGGTCATTTTATCGAGTTCGTTAGGCGAGAGTAGATAATTTCGATTCGCCTTTCCAAACCAGATAAGTATGGATGGCTCATTTAAAAATCTGTTTTCAGAATTTTTTTCTTCTCGGAGAAGACTTTGCTTTGCATCGATTCCACCTATAATATACAATGCTTCTGGTGAATTAGAGTAGATGTTCAGCTCAGGATTTAATAAAACTATCTTCTGTGTTTCAGCAATTAGTTCGCTGTTTTTCCATGAATTATGAGAATAGCCTAAGCCTTCATTGAAAGCCCTATCGATGTATAGGATTGTGCTATCGATACCGGAGAAATATAAAATCCAGAGAAAAAGCGCTAAAACAACAATATGATTCGAGTATTTCCCCAATCGCGCTTTTTTCAAAATAGACTTGGCTGAAGAGTAAAACAATTTCAGTGTTAAAATAAAAAGCGGTATGAATATCGGGGACATAAGTCTGGTGTTAATTTTATCATAAGCCGTTGTGGTAGAGGATAATATAAGCATGAAAGAATAGAAAATTAGAAATAGAATAAGTGGAGATGATTGCAATATGGCATTTTTAAAGTCCCTAGATTTATCCCGTATGCCGAAACCAATAATACAACCGAGAAAAATGCTTATCAAAAAAAGTGGGGGGGTTGATACCAAAAACGAAGTCGATAAATGCCATGAAAGAAAGGTGTTTATGAAATATTCACAGTTTTGAGTTAGGCTGTAAACCGAAGGCATTCGAGGACCGAATGGAGTTCCAGAAATCGAGTAGTTTCTGATTACCCATATGAACAATGGTAGTGAAGATAGAACCGAAAACATCGCGCATTTCCATATCCTTTTTAACCATGCATCCTTCGAAAACACAAGGATAATAGCGATTCCGCACGGCACCAAAACTATGC comes from bacterium and encodes:
- a CDS encoding FxsA family protein is translated as MFLKLLLAFTLVPIAELALLIEIGRYIGVWPTIGIVLITGITGSLLLKWQGLETISKFKKEISQGRFPGNTIIEGIAIIVGGAFLLTPGVITDFCGILLLLPPTRMMFIAVAKKYIKRRWNIDEFINIMPPEQDRPSEPLDPTMRVD
- a CDS encoding glycine C-acetyltransferase gives rise to the protein MAYSQKTGDYYKGVLNQIKENGLFKEERFICSPQDADIVVEYPAGAPKQNVINMCANNYLGLANHPDVVKAAHEGLDSRGYGMSSVRFICGTQDIHRELEGKITKFLETEDTILFASCMDANAGIFESIFTDEDVLIADRLVHASIIDGMRLCSALNESFKHSNMSHLEKKLQTYQDKRFRCIVTDGVFSMDGDTAKLDEICDLAEKYDAMVFVDDSHSTGFLGKHGKGTHELKGVLGRIDIITTTLGKALGGASGGCVSGRKEIVEMCRQKARPYLFSNALPPVIVTAANEVMDLVMSSTERRDKLEANTGFWRKGLEEAGFDLVNGETPIVPIMLYNAKLSQDISNDLYQMGIYAIGFFFPVVPQSKARIRTQISAGHERHHLEKALAAFTEVGKKYNILGKGKKEIIEMYGM
- a CDS encoding NTPase; translation: MNYLITGSPGVGKTTILEELAALLGDSAIGFLTIEVREENTRIGFDIQTFDGHTGILARAGLPSKFHIGRYGVDLDSFERIAIPALKTIENKILIVDEIGKMELRSDRFRDALLLALDTDHTVVAAIMQSNNPFADSIKQRSDCKLIEATSKNRKWLPERIFKFCTE
- a CDS encoding class I SAM-dependent methyltransferase gives rise to the protein MKRFPVESVLDLGSRQGELLSLIAERLPKVERFVATDMSKSNLDECRKNGFEGFKIDLETETLPFDDEVFDCVLATEIFEHLAHHNIILAEIYRVLKPDGRLIVTVPNVAMLRKRIEMLFGKDPNRVYPPSAWDVHIREYSGESLSKLLAFYDFVRDSITYIPSPRGNILFKPLKQIVPSLRLHILGVFHKKINKK
- the dinB gene encoding DNA polymerase IV, with protein sequence MASRKNIQVLHRVVMHVDMDAFYASVEQLDHSEFRGKPVIVGADPAQGRGVVSTASYEAREYGIHSAMPITQAFRACPNGIFLQPRFHRYKEISSAVFKILGDFSPSVEPISIDEAFVDLTGTERLHGPLESVGKEVKKRILAKTGVIASVGIAPNKFLAKLACGVSKPDGFIIIKPESIREFLDPLPIKRMWGIGPATEKQMVSAGINTIKDLIEVDESALIKRFGNFAAHLRQLALGIDDRDFSGDHKRRGISIERTYREDVVRLEPKVATLRSLADRLAVRMRKAGINGRTITVKVRHSDFTTVNRGNTLPYVIRNSEEIYSEALRLATPELEGSIRLIGIRISGIIDCEGEQLGLFDREKKAKIEKLEQALDEINTRFGDGSISRAKNLKKLK
- the acsA gene encoding acetate--CoA ligase, with protein sequence MPNLVDYEQTYKDFSWEHAKQILGYTEDSVNIGWYCSDRICEQGKSNKIALIWEGFKGEVEKYTFDELRLNSNTYASFLRSIGVKEGDRVCLFMDKIPDLYFSFLGILKIGAIAQPLFSAFGEEALFTRMDNASSSVILTTKKHFRKVRRIKDQLPALKHIVVVDDKTPKLEEREMFFILKETNKVDKIDLCKTGPESPSVLHYTSGTTGQPKGALHVHSSIICQHITTKWVLDLRDDDIYWCTADPGWVTGTSYGIIGPWSLGVTQVVYDGGFGAAKWYRILQDYNVSVWYSAPTAIRLLMKEGTELVKQFKYPKLRHMCSVGEPLNPEGVLWGQEAFGRPFLDTYWQTETGAMVITNFPGMEIRPGSMGKAFPGITAVVLDLKTYEVIKEPNKVGLIALKPGWPSMMREYWKNPEVYNKKFINGWYITGDRSSIDKDGYFWFVGRDDDVINTGGHLVGPFEIESALLEHEAVAEAAAIGKPDPVNMEVVKTFVALKPGYAPSDDLELSIMNFIRKRLSPLAMPQEIEFMDKLPKTRSGKIMRRLLKAKEWGEEVGDTSTLEDD